The following proteins are encoded in a genomic region of Oryctolagus cuniculus chromosome 6, mOryCun1.1, whole genome shotgun sequence:
- the LOC100355677 gene encoding LOW QUALITY PROTEIN: L-amino-acid oxidase (The sequence of the model RefSeq protein was modified relative to this genomic sequence to represent the inferred CDS: inserted 1 base in 1 codon), whose translation MGELGPRITGLVTKPLLCVGLTAVCTVTYPGWLVLALLSVLSLATQDFKLVKCFEDPQYEELVQLARDGLGKMAERKRIVVIGAGIAGLTVAKTLQEAGHQVHGRAQDCPSEQRVGNSAEDRAGEQGTDPGGGLGEQVGPWDSVRGGWVAGQRLGHVQADPGPLGYPVRAEKGKTAEQLFLQSLWKVAEELKTSSCEHILRKSGSFTTKVIPVHRGDLSLGTMQMIEDLLEPDSGYHKAFIETMQASISLLQDLRYREIAGGFDQLPQALQDTLLPGTVRLCSPAHEVDTLGGRVHVTLWTPDPLQPGERLAADFLVVATTAKAARLLCFRPPLSPAKERSLCQAHYSSATQRFWECITSGMSTTDRPSHFIYCPSHAFSHTSDVLLASFTREEDSAFFTALDSERILDVVLNDLAAVHACPERELWALYPYGTVKRWSRDPYSMGGITLFXPYRYVDYSQELSQAEGPVYFAGEHTSRVSRSWPTCQGSQMPALGDSDPALTRAVAQMLVWVRLLLRFLKLVIIPLGDVQQ comes from the exons ATGGGAGAGCTGGGACCCCGCATCACAGGCCTGGTGACAAAGCCACTCCTCTGTGTGGGGTTGACTGCTGTCTGCACTGTCACCTACCCAGGCTGGCTGGTCCTTGCCCTCCTGTCCGTGCTGAGTTTGGCTACCCAGGACTTCAAGCTTGTCAAGTGCTTTGAGGACCCCCAGTATGAAGAACTGGTGCAGCTGGCCCGAGACGGGCTGGGGAAGATGGCTGAGAGGAAGAGGATTGTCGTGATTGGGGCTGGCATAGCCGGGCTCACCGTGGCCAAGACCCTGCAGGAAGCTGGCCACCAGGTGCACGGCCGGGCTCAGGATTGTCCCTCTGAGCAGAGGGTGGGGAACTCGGCAGAGGACAGAGCTGGAGAGCAGGGTACAGACCcagggggagggctgggagagcaggtg GGCCCCTGGGACTCTGTGCGTGGAGGCTGGGTGGCCGG GCAGCGCCTGGGGCACGTGCAGGCCGACCCCGGGCCGCTGGGCTACCCGGTCAGAGCAGAAAAGGGCAAGACGGCTGAGCAGCTCTTCCTGCAGTCTCTGTGGAAG GTGGCGGAGGAGCTGAAGACCAGCAGCTGTGAGCACATTCTGAGGAAGTCTGGCTCCTTCACCACCAAGGTCA TTCCTGTGCACCGTGGGGACCTGAGCCTCGGCACCATGCAGATGATCGAGGACCTGCTGGAACCAGACTCTGGCTACCACAAGGCCTTCATCGAAACCATGCAGGCTTCCATCTCCCTCCTCCAGGACCTCCG GTATCGTGAGATCGCTGGGGGCTTCGACCAGCTGCCCCAGGCCTTGCAAGACACCCTCCTGCCCGGGACAGTGCGGCTGTGCTCGCCCGCGCATGAGGTGGACACGTTGGGGGGGCGAGTGCACGTCACTCTCTGGACACCGGACCCACTGCAGCCGGGGGAGCGCCTGGCGGCCGACTTCCTGgtagtggccaccacggccaagGCCGCACGGCTGTTGTGTTTCCGGCCCCCACTGAGCCCGGCCAAGGAGCGCTCGCTGTGCCAGGCGCACTACAGCAGCGCCACCCAGCGCTTCTGGGAATGCATCACCAGCGGCATGTCCACCACCGACCGGCCCTCCCACTTCATCTACTGCCCCAGCCACGCCTTCTCACACACCTCAGACGTCCTGCTGGCCTCCTTCACCAGGGAGGAAGACTCAGCCTTCTTCACGGCCTTGGACAGCGAGCGCATCCTGGACGTGGTCTTGAACGACCTGGCCGCCGTCCACGCATGCCCTGAGAGGGAGCTGTGGGCCCTGTACCCCTACGGCACAGTCAAGCGCTGGAGCCGGGACCCATACTCCATGGGCGGCATCACCCTCT ACCCCTACCGGTACGTGGActacagccaggaactcagccaagCTGAAGGGCCCGTCTACTTCGCGGGTGAGCACACATCCCGAGTCTCCAGGAGTTGGCCCACCTGCCAGGGGTCCCAAATGCCGGCCCTAGGGGACTCAGACCCAGCCCTGACTCGGGCTGTGGCCCAGATGCTCgtgtgggtgaggctgctgctccGGTTCCTCAAACTGGTGATCATTCCTTTAGGGGACGTTCAGCAGTGA